In Synechococcus sp. KORDI-52, one genomic interval encodes:
- a CDS encoding ATP-dependent Clp protease proteolytic subunit, producing MTTSAPYYGDSAVMRTPPPDLPSLLLKERIVYLGLPLFSDDDAKRQMGIDVTELIIAQLLYLEFDNPEKPIYFYINSTGTSWYSGEAIGFETEAFAICDTLRYVKPPVHTICIGQAMGTAAVILSAGTKGQRAALPNSSIVLHQPRSGARGQATDIQIRAKEVLHNKQAMLEILSANTGRSVEELSKDSDRMSYLTPQQAVEYGLIDRVLSSRKDLPGNPPV from the coding sequence ATGACGACTTCGGCCCCGTACTACGGCGACAGCGCTGTGATGCGTACACCACCTCCTGACCTTCCTTCACTCCTGCTGAAGGAGCGAATCGTCTATCTGGGCTTGCCTTTGTTCTCTGACGACGACGCCAAGCGTCAGATGGGCATCGACGTGACTGAGCTGATCATTGCTCAGCTGCTTTATCTGGAATTCGACAACCCAGAGAAACCGATTTACTTCTACATCAACTCCACTGGAACAAGCTGGTACTCAGGTGAAGCGATCGGCTTCGAGACCGAAGCCTTCGCCATCTGCGACACCCTTCGCTACGTGAAGCCTCCGGTGCACACCATCTGCATCGGTCAGGCAATGGGTACAGCCGCGGTGATCCTCTCGGCAGGTACGAAAGGTCAACGGGCCGCTCTCCCGAACTCTTCCATCGTCCTGCACCAGCCGCGCAGCGGTGCCCGCGGCCAGGCGACGGACATCCAAATCCGAGCCAAAGAAGTGCTGCACAACAAGCAGGCGATGCTTGAAATCCTCTCCGCCAACACAGGTCGTTCTGTGGAAGAGCTGAGCAAGGACTCCGACCGGATGAGCTACCTGACACCGCAACAAGCCGTTGAGTACGGACTCATCGACCGCGTGCTCAGCAGCCGCAAGGATCTGCCTGGCAATCCCCCCGTCTGA
- a CDS encoding ATP-dependent Clp protease proteolytic subunit, with amino-acid sequence MPIGTPSVPYRLPGSQMERWVDIYTRLGVERILFLGSEVNDGIANSLVAQMLYLDSEDSSKPIYLYINSPGGSVTAGLAIYDTIQYVKSEVVTICVGLAASMGAFLLAAGTKGKRVALPHSRIMIHQPLGGTSRRQASDIEIEAREILRMKEMLNRSLSDMSGQSFEKIEKDTDRDYFLSAEEAKEYGLIDRVISHPNEA; translated from the coding sequence ATGCCGATCGGTACCCCCAGCGTTCCCTACCGCCTGCCCGGCAGCCAGATGGAGCGCTGGGTCGACATCTACACCCGTCTCGGAGTGGAGCGCATCCTCTTCCTTGGCTCTGAAGTGAATGACGGCATCGCCAACAGCCTGGTGGCCCAGATGCTCTATCTCGACTCGGAAGACAGCAGCAAGCCGATCTACCTGTACATCAACTCCCCAGGTGGCTCCGTCACGGCCGGCCTGGCGATCTACGACACCATCCAGTACGTCAAGAGCGAGGTGGTGACCATCTGCGTTGGCCTTGCGGCATCCATGGGTGCTTTTCTTCTTGCCGCTGGCACCAAGGGCAAGCGGGTTGCCCTGCCCCACAGCCGGATCATGATCCACCAGCCCCTTGGTGGCACCAGTCGTCGCCAGGCCAGTGACATCGAAATCGAGGCACGGGAGATCCTGCGGATGAAGGAGATGCTCAACCGCTCCCTATCCGACATGAGTGGCCAGAGCTTCGAGAAGATCGAGAAGGACACCGACCGGGACTACTTCCTCAGTGCCGAAGAAGCCAAGGAATACGGTCTGATCGATCGCGTCATCTCCCATCCGAACGAGGCCTGA